The genomic interval CCATGGCGAGGCCATAGAGGAGGGCTTCGACGCTGAGGTCAACCCTTCCAAGGGTCCCAAGCGGGGTGGGACCCTTTACAAAGAAGGGCCAGAGGATTGCACTGAAGAGGAAGAGGAGGAGGAGAAGATACCGAAGGCGATAAACCTGTCCGAGCGATCCTGAGAAGAAGGCGAGCAGGATCAGGCCCAGGCTGATGGGAAGCAAAAAGAGGGGATGGTTGAAGCAGAGGCAGAGGATGGACAGTCCTGTCGCCCCGAACATTTTGGTCCGGGGGTCAAGCCGGTGAAGGGGGGTCTCTTGATCGATGTAAAGAAAGAGATTCATTGCTGCCTTTCCTCAGGGCTTTGACGACCGAGGAAATGGGGTCGCCCCATTCCCCTGGCCGAAACTCATGGAGATGGATCGAGACAGGGACCTTGGGATCGTTTTAGCTCCTCCACGATCCCCTCCACGGTGAGGGCTTGGGTCCCCAACCAGTTGCTCAAACGCGCCACGGGAGGAGGCCGAAGGGAGGCCTGTTTCAATCTGGCCTCATCCGCAAAGACCGACCGAGTCTCTCCATCCAAAAAGACGGAGCCCTCTTTCAGGACGATGGTCCGGGTCGCATACTCTGCCGCCACCCCCATCGAATGGGTAATGACGATGATGGTGTGCCCTTTCAAACGCAGCCCCCTCAACATCTCCATCATGCTCTTTTGGTGGAAGTAATCGAGGCCCGTGGTGGGTTCATCGAGGATGATCACGTCGGGACGGGTGGCCAGAACCGAGGCCACGGCCACGCGCTGTCGATCTCCTTTGGTCAGGCTGAAGGGATTCCGCTCCTCGTATCCCTGGAGCCCGACCGTTCTGAGCGCCTCGGTCACGCGTCTCTCGATGGTCCCCGGGGCCTCGCCCAGGGCCTTCAGCCCAAACCCCACCTCCTCCCGGACGGTCCTGGCGAAGATCTGATGGTCGGGGTTCTGGAAGACATAACCGACCAACCGTGCGAGGTCTCGATGACGGTAGCCGGTCGTTGGGCGGCCCCTGACCCACACCCGACCGGAGGTGGGTTTGAGGAGTCCGTTCAGGTGTTTCGCCAGGGTCGTCTTTCCCGAGCCATTCTGTCCAAGGATGGCTACGAACTCTCCCTCTTCGATGGCGAGATCGATGCCTTTCAAGGCCTCGATCGAATGGCGGGGGTAGGTGAATCTCAATCCCTCGACGATCAAGACCGGGGATCCCTTCGGCCCGGAATGGGGGCTTTGGGAGGGCTGATAAGGTTTAGGGGAGGCGAGGTTGGACCTCTCCATGCAGGCGATGGCCTCTTCGACGGTGAGAGGGGTTTCTGGCCACCCCATCCTTTTGAAGAAGTCGACCGTCGAAAGAGGCCCGATGCCGCAGGCCCTGAGCCTCTCTGGGTCTGAGAGGATCTCCTTAGGGGGTCCCTGGGCCACGAGCTCTCCCTCTCTCATCAGCCACACCTGATCGGCCAGAAGGGCGGTCTCCGGCTCATGGTCGACGACGAGGAGGATCCGATTCTGTCTGCGGAGGGTTTCGGCCAGGGAGAGGACGGCTTCCCGGCCCGCCGGGTCGAGATCCGTGGTCGGCTCGTCCATCACAAGGATCTCAGGTTCCAGGGTGAGGACCGACCCGATGGCGAGGCGCTGTTTTTGGCCACCCGAGAGGGTGGCCGGTTCTCGCCTGCGAAGATTCTCAAGACCGATGAGGGGGAGGGTTCGAGCGATGCGGGCTTCGATTTCCTTCCTGGGGAGGCAGTGATTTTCAGGGCCGAAGGCCAATTCGAGTTCCACGTTGGTGGAGAAGAGCTGGGCCTCGAAGTCCTGGAGGACCAGCCCCACGAAGCGGGACATCTCCGCAACCGATCGGGTGGCAACCTCCCTCCCTTTGACCACCACGCGACCCTGGTAATCTCCCCTGAAAAATCTTGGCACAAGACCATTAAAAGAGGCGCAGAGGGTCGACTTCCCTGCCCCACCGTGGCCCATGAGGACGATGAAGCGCCCTTCGTCGATCTCGGCGCAGATCTTAAGGAGCGAGGGGCGATGGCTCCTCTGATAGGTGAAGGAGAGGTTCTCCACGGAGATGGCAGGCCCCATAGGGTCGTTTTGGCCCTTTCTTCGGAAGAGTTACAAGAGGAGGCCCCCCAGGAGGATCGCGGCCGTAGAGATCCAGCCGATCGCCAGGGCGGGAAGGTCGGAGAGCATCCCTCCGGCGATCCCAAAGATCGAGCCGAGGGTTACCAACCAGGCGCCGAGGGGACCGGCCAGGGGAAGGCCGATCTCTTCTTCCCCCATGACCTCCGGCCAAAAGAGGCCGAGTTGATCCTTGACGACGGGGTAGACCGAGAGGAAGAGGGCCAGGCCGATCAGGCTGCCGAGGGTGTCGTTGATGGTGATGATCTTTGAGAGGACGGCATAGGGGACGAGGCCGAGGGTATCGGCAAACGTGCTGATCACGATCGCACAGGAGGCACTCGAGATATAAGCGATGAGGAGGTAACTCGTCCAGCTCCGCCAGCTCCCCTTTCTCCATTCCCGCGAGGTCTCGGCGAAGGGGACGAGGGTCGTCCAGAGGGTATAGGGAAGATAACCGAGGAGGAAGTTCCCCACAAACCCTCCGATCGAACCGGGGCCGAAGGTCCCTCCGAAGAGATCTCCGAGGAGGTTTCCAAAGGCCGTGCCCCAAGCCCCAGCCGGGCCGAAGAGCAGGCCGAAGACCATCGGAAAGATATTGGCCACCCTCACCTCCGTGAAGCCCGGGATGAGGGGGATGGCGGTCTTGAAGGCGAGGAGGGCGGCCGAATAGATGGCTGCGCAGACCGCTACCAGAAGGATCATCCGGGTGTTGTGCCACATGGTCCATGCCGCTTTCATCGGGCCTTTGCTTCCTCCTTCTTCCCGATTCCGATGGGGTAAAGGATATCAAATCGCTCTGGGAAAATCAATGCGAAATCCCTCGGGATGCGATTGAGATTCTCCTCAAGTTATGATATGAGGAGATGATGTCATCCTCGGAGGGAGGGGAGGAAGATGGGAGAGATCCTTTCCTTGCGAAGTTCGAAACGCACGGAGTTCATCGAGATCACCCGGCAAGTGGCAGAGATCGTCCAGAGGTCGGGCGTCAAGGAGGGGATTTGCTGTCTCTACGTCCCCCACACGACCGCGGCCGTCACCATCAATGAAAATGCCGATCCGAGCGTTCCAAGAGACATCCTGATGGCCCTCAACAAGATCGTCCCCTTCGAAGACCGCTACGAACATACCGAGGGGAATGCGGCAGCCCATATCAAGTCGAGCCTGATCGGTTGCTCCCAAACCCTCTTGATCGAATCAGGCCGGCTGCTGCTCGGGACCTGGCAAGGGATCTTCTTCTGTGAATTCGATGGGCCCCGCAGCCGACAGGTTCATGTCAGGGTCGTGGCCAGTGGCCCGATCGAACGACATGGCCAGGGGTGAATCTTCCGGCGCGGCGAACGATGATCCTCGAAGATCTTTGCGATCAGGTGCGGAGGGTAGTCGAGGGAGAGCCCCGGCTGATTCAGCTCCCCTCCGAAGGGAAGGTCGTCTTCGTGGGAGATACCCATGGGGACCTGGAGGCCTCCGAGAGGGTGATCGATCGTTACCTGAGGGAGCCTTACCGGATCGTCTTCTTAGGAGATTATGTCGATCGGGGAGACGACTCGGAAGGGAATATTCAATTCCTGTTCCGGATGAAACGGGACCATCCCGAGGAGATCTTTCTCCTGGCCGGCAATCACGAAGGGTTTATGACCAAACCCCTCTACCCGGCCGATTTCTGGGAATCCCTCCCGGCGAGGAAGAGGAGGCTCTATGACCAGGTCTTCTCCGCCTTGCCGCTCTGTGCGACCTCCTCCAACGGGGTGATCGCCCTCCACGGCGCCCTTCCGGATTTAAGGGTTCTGGAGGAGCTGAACCGGATCGAATGGGGGGACTCGAACTGGGACAGGATCGTCTGGGGCGATTTCGTCGAGGCCGGAGGGGATTTTCTCGGCCAGCCCTGGGGGAGGCCCCAATTCGGGGGAGACTATTTCTGCCGGCTCATGGAAAGGTACCAAAAGCGGTTGTTGATCCGTTCCCATCAACCCAACGCTCCTACCTTGATGTTTCAAGACCGCTGTATTACGATTTTTACCTCCCGCGCCTATCCCCTGGCGAGGACGATCGTGGTGGCCGACATGGAAAAGGAGATACGGGGGGCAGGCGATGTCAGGATCGAGAGGATCTGACCGCCTTAGGGTTTCTCCCTATCTCAGGGAGGCTTGAGCCTCGATCGGGGCTCGATTTGAACAGGGAGAAGGCGGAGGGTTGAGGAGGGGATTTTTGCCTTGGTACGAATCGTTTCCTTCGATATGGACGGGACGTTAGTGGATCCAGAATTTACCGATTGGGTCTGGCTTCACGGGATCCCCGAACTTTATGCCCGAAAGCATGGCCATAGCTTCTCCGAGGCCAAGGCCCTTGTGGTGGAGGAATATCGGAAGGTGGGCGAGGCTGCGGTGGAGTGGTATGACATTCAATACTGGTTCCGAAGGTTTGAGCTCGAGGAGGATTGGGAGACCTTGATGAGGCGATATGCGGACAAGATCATCGCCTATGAGGACAGCCATCCCACCTTGGAGCGCTTGAAGGGGAGGTATTCCCTCATCCTCTCCTCGAATGCTGGCAGGGAGTTCATTCAGATCGAGATGGAGGTGGCCGGCCTGAAGAACTACTTCGAACATCTCTTTTCCGCCACCTCGGACTTCGGGGTGGTGAAGAAGACCCCTCAGTTTTACCTAAGGATCTGTGAGATCCTCCAGGTCGAGCCCAACGAGATCCTCCATGTCGGCGACCACTACGAATTCGATTATCTCATCCCCCGCTCTGTGGGCATTCAGGCCTACTTTCTGGACCGCGCCGGAAAACAGGACGGAGACTCGGTCCTATCGGATTTGAGAGAACTCGAAAGAAGGCTTCCCCTCCGTTCCCCTTAACCCCCCTCCCCTCCAAAGCGAGATTGAAAGGGCAATCCCCTTTATGGTAGGATTCTGAGCGGAGCGTCAAAAGGAGGAAGAGCGGATGGCATCGAGCCCGAGGATTTTGGTGGTCGATGACGAGGCGATCGTCTGCGAAAGCTGTCAGAGGATCCTCGAAGACGAGGGGTTGGAAGTGGAGACGGCCCTGAGCGGGGCCGAGGCCTTCGCCAAGATGAGGGAGAATCCCTACGATATCGTCATCACCGACCTGAAGATGCCGGGCATCGACGGAATGGAGGTCCTCCGGACGATCAAAAGGGAGTATCCGGATACGATCGTGATCATGATCACCGGCTTTTCGACCGTGGAGACCGCGGTGGAAGCCATGAAATTGGGTGCCTTCGACTACATCCCCAAACCCTTTACCCCCGACGAGGTCTCCGTCGTGGTCAAAAAGGCGATCGAGCAGAAGAAGCTCCTGCTCGAGAATGTTTATCTCCGACAGGAACTCCAGGAAAAATACGGGTTTCATAATATCATCGGGAAAAGCAAAAAGATGCAGGAGATTTACCGGATCATCGCCAAGGTGGCTCCCACCGACAGCACGGTCCTCATCCACGGTCAGAGCGGGACGGGCAAAGAACTGATCGCCAGGGCAATCCACTATAACAGCCCCCGACGAGACAAACAGTTCGTGACCGTCGATTGTGCCGTCCTGGCCGAGAATCTCCTCGAGAGCGAGCTGTTCGGCCATATCCGGGGCTCGTTTACCGGCGCGGTGACGACCAAACCCGGCCTTTTCGAGGTGGCCGATGGAGGAACGCTCTTCCTCGATGAGATCGGCAACATCAGTTTGGCCATCCAAGCAAAACTCCTGAGGGTGCTCCAGGAGAGGGAGTTCACGCCCGTCGGGGGCACCAAATCCAAAAAGGTCGACATTCGCCTCATCGCGGCCACCAATAAAGACCTGGAAAAGATGATCCAGGAGGGGACCTTTCGGGAAGACCTCTATTATCGACTGAACATCGTCCCGATCTTTCTTCCCCCCTTGAAGGAGCGGCAGGAGGATATTCCCGCCTTGGCCATGCATTTTCTCAAAAAGTACTCTGAGGAGATGGGAAAGTCGATCAAGGGGTTTACTCCGGAAGCGATGGAGAGGCTCATGAAATACCCATGGCCTGGCAATGTCCGGGAGCTCGAAAACGTGATCGAACGCACGGTGGTGATGATGGACGAAGAGATGGTTCGAGTAGAGCATCTGATCCTGCCGGGCCAGAAAAGGGCAGAGGAGATCGAGCGCATCCCGATGACGAGCGAAGAGTTGAAGGAGATCAAGAAGCAACTGAGGGAGAAAGCGGTGGAGGAGGTCGAAAGGGCCTTTGTGATCAAGGCCCTCGAGAGGAACCAATGGAATGTGACCAGGGCCGCAGAGGAGGTGGGGATGTTACGGCCCAATTTCCAGGCGCTGATGAGAAAATATGGTTTAAGAGTCCGGGAAGACTAAGGCAATAAATATTCCCGTCGAGACTGTCCCGAAACATAGGCATGATCGGAAGAGCTTGAACCGGTGTCTGATTTCTTTAAATGGCTGATTATGGGTTGGTCATTTGTGGTGGTCGGGATAGCGGCCTTAGGCCTTGTCCTCATTGTTAAGTATGGGGAGATCAAAAAAATTGAGACCGATGATGTAACTCTCTGTTTTATTATTACTTTTTTCTGTTGGCTCATCCCCATCATCGCCTTTTCCATCCTCGCCAGGACGCTCGGCTTTTAAAGTCTTTTTCATCAGGATTTTTAGGCGCAAAGATTGTATATTTTTTTTATTTTTAAAAAAAGATAAAAGATTATGGAAAAATTACCCCATTTTTGTTCAGAATTTCTCAAATTGATGTATAATAATTTTATACATAATGGCGTGGATGGGTATTCCGGGTACCAATTAAATATTTAATAAAATCAAAATGTTAAATCTGAAAGAGAAGTAAATTTAAGGTTGGCATTTGAAATGCAAAAAAATTTTAAAAAACGAGGAGGCCTTTAAGATACCTCCGGCCAACTCGGGATCGAGACGAATAGGCCTTCAAATTGGTAGGAAAGGAAGGGTGGCAAGGTGAAAAGAGTTTTTGGATTACTCTCCCTCATGCTCGTGTTCGGCCTCTCCCTCTTTACGCTTGGAATTGCCCATATAGGGGGAATCAAAGGTGTGGGGCTGATCGGGATGTGGTTCTTTTATACTTTTGGCACGATCATCGTCTTAGCCCAGTTGATTCCGGCGGGCATTGTTCTGTTCGGGTTCATCGCAACCGGCATCTCTTCATATAGGAATAGAGAAGAAAGGCCAGTACCGGTGGTTTAAGCTCCCCCGAAGCTCCTTCCTCCTCTGGAACCAAGGATGGTGGGGGTTGGTCCGGGTCAAATTGGAATGGGCTTTTGAGGGGAGGATCCGATCCAGGGATGAGCGATGAAGTCAAACATGATCCTCATTGCCTATCAGGATGATTTAGGCCTCCGTTCGCTGACCACCTTTTTCCACGGCCTTGGTTATAGGATTGAAACGGCAAGGACCATCAGCGAGATGATCCCAAAAGTCAGAAAAGGGAAGAGCGATGTCCTGCTCTTGGACGACGAGTTGGAAGGGGTGAAGGCCTTCGATCTGGTTCCCCTCTTGAAACATATTCGGCCGAGACTCCAGGTGATCGTCGTCTCTTCCGAGACCTCCCTGGAGAAGGTGAAGCGACTCAGGGAGGCGGGGATCTTCTACCACGCAACGAAGCCGATCGATCTCGAAGAGGTGAGGTCCGCGGTGGGTTGCGCCTTTGAGAAAATCGAAAGGGAAGGCCTGAAAGCAAGAGGTATTCCTTTTTGGGTCCCAGGGAGGGTTCCAGCATGAGGTGGAGATCATTTAAATCTGGAGGGGTCCTGGTGGGGTTTCTCCTTTTTGCCCTTTTCGGGGTGGGCATGGGAATGGCTTGGGGAGAGAACGCCAAGTGTTTAACGTGTCATCGGGATGAGCGATTGGTCAAAACCGATGCGCGAGGCAACAAGATCGCCCTCCATCTCAACGAGGAGGAGTTCAAACGGAGTGTCCATGGAAAGCTCGCCTGCACCGACTGCCACACCCGAATCGTGGACGGGACGCATGCCAAAAAAGGGGTCAAAGAGGCGGATCGAAAGGTGGACTGTGGGGCCTGCCATGAGGCCTCGGAGGCTTTATTCAAGACGAGCGTCCACAGCACGAAGGCCAGCATCGCCTGCAAAGAATGTCACGGATACCATTATATGAGGCCTTTGACAGATCCGAAATCGACCACCTACCGGACCAATCTCGTTCAAACCTGTGGCGCCTGCCATGCTGAGGAGAGCAAGCAATTCGCCGAAAGCGTCCACGGGGTTGGCCTCTCGAGGGGGAGGCCCAACCATCCCACCTGCACCACTTGCCACGGCACCCACGGGATTAAGCCCAGGACCGATCCCGATTCCGCCGTCCATGAGAGAAAGATCGCCATCACCACCTGTCCCCAATGTCATGCCGCTGAACAGATCACGAGGGAGTATCGGTTCACCACGAAGCCGGTCAAATCCTACTACGACAGCTTCCATGGCCTTTCTTATCGCGGGGGCGACACGTTCTCGGCCAACTGTGCCAGCTGCCATGGGGTCCACGATATCCGTCCGTCGAGCGACCCCAAATCCATGGTCCACAAGGATAACCTCCAGAAGACCTGCGGAAGTTGCCATCCCGGGGCTTCTGTCAATTTTGCAAAAGGCAAGATCCATACCCTTCCTGACATCAAGGAAGGCGATTTCGGCGAAAAGGTCCTCGGGTGGGTGAGGGTCGTCTATATTGTCTTGATCGTGACCGTCCTCGGAGGGATGCTCTTCTTCAATTTCACCGACTGGTTGAGAAAGACGATTGACCGAAGACCGAGAGATTAAGGAGTTTGGGCCATGGGAAGAAGATACCTACGCATGACCTTAAATGAAAGGATTCAGCACCTCAATTTGGCCATCAATTTTACGATCTTGGTCATCACCGGCTTCGCCCTGAGATTCCCGGAGGCCTTCTGGGCATCACCCATCACGGATGTCCCTATGGGAATGACCTTTCGGGGTTTCCTCCATCGCCTCTCCGGGGCCGCGATCGTCACCCTTGGAGGGTACCACCTCCTCTATTTGGCCTTCACCGAGAGGGGGAGGAGAATCGCCCTCGATATGATCCCCACTTTCAAGGACCTCCAGGACCTCTGGGAGACCCTGAAGAATAATCTCTTCATCAACCGCCCCCCAAAAGAGATCAAGATGGGCCGGTTCAACTTCAGAGAGAAGTTAGAGTATTTCGGGTTGATCTGGGGGACGATCGTCATGACCGTGACCGGGTTCATCCTCTGGTTCAAGGAGGAGTGGCTCCGGTTCTTCCCCCTTTGGACCTTTGAGGTGGCCCGGGCCATCCACTTCTACGAGGCCATCTTGGCCACCTTCACCATCCTCATCTGGCATTTCTATTCGGTCATCTTAAACCCCGATGTCTATCCGATGAACTGGGCCTGGATCAACGGCTACCTGACTGAACACGAGATGGAACTGGAGCATGGTCTGGAACTGGAGCGGATCAAGGCCGAGGAGAGACGGAGATGGCTCTCCCTTGATGAAGGAGGAAAGGGGGGAGCAAACGTCTACCCCCTCCACCAGGAAAAGAGACAGAAATTTTCGATCAAGACCCTTTACGGCGTCGTCCAACACCTCAATGAGTCGATCAAGAACTGGAAAGGGATGTGAGCCTCGCCCTACATGGGCATGAGAACAGGACGGAGGAGGTGACCTTCAGTGAAATTGAAAGATGGCCTTAAAGGACGTTATGGGCCCTATCCGAAGCGAAAGGGGAGAAGAAGACAGCCTTCCCAAGAGAGTGGCTACCTCAGGAGATGTTACGATTGGCTAAAATGGAGGGCTGAGAAGGTCGGAGGGATCATCCTCCATCGCCCTTGCCTCCAACCTTGATCGAACGCTCACGGGTCGCCTTCGATCCCGTCGGCCAGGAGGATGAATCCCTAAGCTTATTTTTCATTCGACGGCGCTAAGAGACGAATTTCGCCCTATATATCCTCTCACTCCCACCATCCACACCCCACCCAAACGGAGAGGATATATAGGGTTTTTTTATTGTCGTGTCCCAGGGAACGTGTTAAGATTAGGGTCAAACGTTTCCGTCGAGGACCGATGAGCCGTCAACCTCATCTTTATTTCTGCTATCTTCTGATGCTCCTTCTTCCCTTCTTCCATCTCCTTGAAAGCCCCCTGGCCATGACGGTTGAAGCCGAGAAGAAGATGGGGGAGAAGATTCTGCTCGAGCTCGAACCGAGAATCGAGCGGGTCAGGGACCTGACCCTGCAGGCCTATATCGATCGGATTGGCCAGACCTTGGTGGCGCAGGCAGGGCCGACCCCTTTCGAGATTACTTTCTCCATCATCAAGGGGACGGATCCGAATGCCTTTGCCATTCCGGGAGGACACATCTTTTTGACGACCGGCCTCCTGGTCTCCGCGGACAGTGAGCAGGAACTTGCGGGGGTGATCAGTCACGAGATCGCCCACGTGATGGGCCGGCATGTCGCCCAGCTCATCGAGCGATCCAAGCGGTTGAACATCGCCTCCTTGGCCGCCATCATCGCAGGGGCCCTCATAGGCGGAGGGGGGAAGGTCACGGAGGCCGTGGCCGTGACCGCCTTGGCAGCCTCCGAGGCCTTCGCCCTGAAATATACTCGGGACATGGAGGTGGAGGCCGATCAGAATGCGCTCCTCTACCTGAACCGCGCCGGCTACGATCCGAAAGGCCTGGTCTCCTTTATGAATAAGATATACAAGCTGAGCCTTACCCTCGGACCAGGCATCCCTCCCTATCTCTCGACCCATCCCGCCATCGGAGACCGGATCTCTTTGATGGAGAACCTCCTCCAGGCAGGGACCCGGGCCGCAGGCCTTCCTCCTTATCGAGTCTTAGAATCGTATCGGAAGATTCAGGCCAAGGCCTTCGTGGAGGAGCGAGAGCCCCACGTAGCGGTCCAGCATTTTCAATCCCTCATCGATGCCCATCCGGGGGAATCGGATTTTCATTACGGTCTGGGAATGGCTTATCGGAAAACGGGGAGGATGGATAGGGCCATCGAGGCCTTCCAAGCGGGGCTTTCGCTCTCCTCCGAGGACAGATGTCTCTTAAGGGAGTTGGGCATCACTTACTTCTTGTCCGGAAAATTGGACGAGGCCTGCAAAGCCCTGGAGGCGGTCCAGGCCTCTTCTCAGACGAGTGGGGATCGCTTCGAGGATTGGTCCGGGGTGTACTTTCTCGGAAGATGCTACCTTGAGATGGGGAGGCTCGCCCAGGCCCTCGCCTCATTCCAGAAGGTGAGAGGTCGATTCTCCGATTGGCCGGAGGTCTACCATAGCCTCGGCTCCGTTTACGGAAGGATGGGCCAAAAAGGGCTGTCCCATTTCTATTTCGGAAAACATTTTAAACTGAGGCGAGACAGCCGGAGCGCCCTGCTCCATTTTCGAACTGCCCTCGAGGGACTGGAGAGGGGAAGCCCTGAGAGGCAGGAGGCCCTGAGGGAGATTCAGGAATTGAGCGGAACGAAGAAATGATCAAGAGCAGTTCCTTGAAGGGGAGACGATCGTCATCGGAGGAGCCATGGGCGAGGTAGAACGTTATTGCGAAAAGGCCATCGAGAAAGGGATGGACGATGCCAGAGTGATCGATCCGGCCTCGATCGTCACCGCGGAATGGGTCAGGATGAAATGTCAGTTCGGCTGTCCCGGATACGGGAGAAGTCACTGCTGTCCCCCCCATACCCCAACCCCGGAGACCACCCGAAAGGTGATCGATTCCTACCGAACGGCCATTCTCCTCCACCGGAGGATCCCAGACGGGAGAAGGCGACGGGAGGAGACGAGACATTTCAATACAGGGGTCGTTCAGCTCGAAATTGACATTTTTTTGGACGGCTATTATAAAGCCTTCAGCATGACCTCGGGCCCCTGCCGGCTCTGCAAGGAGTGCGACCTCCAACAACCCTGCAAACACGGGATGGAGGCGAGACCCTCAATGGAGGCCTGCGGCATCGATGTCTTCGAGACCGCAAGGAGGAACGGGTTGGAGATCCGGGTCGTCCGCAGTCCCGAGGAGAGACAGGACATCTTCGGTTTGATCCTGGTGGAATAGGAAGTCGGCCCACTTTTAAGGCCATAGGGGACCCTGACCTTTGGCCCCTCGGAAAAGGAGGAAAGCCCCCCATCCCGGAATTTCGAAGAGGGCAGATAGAACCTCTATGAAGAGCGAGAAGAAGGAGAGAACCGAGGAGGCCCTCAGGCTCAACCGCGATCTGTCGATTCTGAACACCATCGGCCAGGATGTGAACGAATCGGTCGATCTTGACGAGATCCTCAACCGGAGCCTCGACAAGGTGGTGGAGTTGACTGACATTCAGTCGGCGGGGATCTACCTCCTCGAAGAGAATACCGGTGAGCTGGTCTTCGCGGCCCACCGAGGATTTTCCAAGGCCTTTGCCAAAGGGGTCAAACGGATCAAATTGGGGGAGGGAGCCACGGGAAAGGTGGCCCTCACCGGAGAGCCCCTCTTCATCGAAGACTACCCCTCCTATCCCGAGGCCCTTTCCTTCGCCCTCGAGGAGGGTTTGAGGTCGCTCGCCCTGATCCCTTTGAAGTCGAGGAGTAAGATCTACGGGACCCTTAACCTCGCCATGAAGGTCCCTTATGCCTTCACCCCCTCGTCGCGGAATCTCTTCCTCTCGATCGGGCAGACCATCAGCGGCGCCATGGAACGGGCCTTCCTCTATGCGGAAAATGTCCGACGCCTCGAGGAGCAAAAGACGCTTTACGCGATCGGGCAGGAGATCGTCTCGAAGCTCGAATTGAAGGTCATCCTCGACAAGATCATCAAGAGCGCGATCGAACTCTTGAAGGCCGATGCCGGGTCGATCGCCCTCTGGGACAATCGGAAACAGGCCTATGTCTATGTCGTCGCCCATGGGTTGACCGAGATCTTAATCGGGAAGGAGGTCTCCCCCTCCTCGAGAGGGATCGGGGCCGAGGTCCTGAAGAGGAAGAGGCCCGTTCTCTATGAGAATTACGACCTCCATCCCAACCGTCTGGTGGAGCTCGATCCCTTTCACCTGAAAGAGGTCTTGGGGGTTCCGTTGATCGTCCGGGAGATGGTCATCGGCGTGATGATCGTCTGCACGAAGGACCCTCGGAAGCATTTTGGGGAAAAGGACATCGAACTGCTCTCCTCCTTCGGCCAGCAGGCCGCGATCGCCATCGGCAACGCCCAGCTCTACGAGGACTCGTTATCGAAGATCCGGCATCTGACCGCCCTCTATGAGATCAGCCGAAAGCTCTCCTCCACCCTCGATCTCGACGAGTTGCTCCAGCGGGCCCTGGAATTGATTCGAGAGAAGTGGGGATATGCCCTCTGCGGCATCTTCCTGCTCGATCGGGAGAAGAGGGAGCTCTATATTCGAAAGGTGATCGGCCGTGACTTTGAAGAGGTCAAGGAGATGCGATTTCGGGTGGGCCTGGATGGCAT from Thermodesulfobacteriota bacterium carries:
- a CDS encoding sigma-54 dependent transcriptional regulator: MASSPRILVVDDEAIVCESCQRILEDEGLEVETALSGAEAFAKMRENPYDIVITDLKMPGIDGMEVLRTIKREYPDTIVIMITGFSTVETAVEAMKLGAFDYIPKPFTPDEVSVVVKKAIEQKKLLLENVYLRQELQEKYGFHNIIGKSKKMQEIYRIIAKVAPTDSTVLIHGQSGTGKELIARAIHYNSPRRDKQFVTVDCAVLAENLLESELFGHIRGSFTGAVTTKPGLFEVADGGTLFLDEIGNISLAIQAKLLRVLQEREFTPVGGTKSKKVDIRLIAATNKDLEKMIQEGTFREDLYYRLNIVPIFLPPLKERQEDIPALAMHFLKKYSEEMGKSIKGFTPEAMERLMKYPWPGNVRELENVIERTVVMMDEEMVRVEHLILPGQKRAEEIERIPMTSEELKEIKKQLREKAVEEVERAFVIKALERNQWNVTRAAEEVGMLRPNFQALMRKYGLRVRED
- a CDS encoding HAD family hydrolase gives rise to the protein MVRIVSFDMDGTLVDPEFTDWVWLHGIPELYARKHGHSFSEAKALVVEEYRKVGEAAVEWYDIQYWFRRFELEEDWETLMRRYADKIIAYEDSHPTLERLKGRYSLILSSNAGREFIQIEMEVAGLKNYFEHLFSATSDFGVVKKTPQFYLRICEILQVEPNEILHVGDHYEFDYLIPRSVGIQAYFLDRAGKQDGDSVLSDLRELERRLPLRSP
- a CDS encoding metallophosphoesterase — translated: MILEDLCDQVRRVVEGEPRLIQLPSEGKVVFVGDTHGDLEASERVIDRYLREPYRIVFLGDYVDRGDDSEGNIQFLFRMKRDHPEEIFLLAGNHEGFMTKPLYPADFWESLPARKRRLYDQVFSALPLCATSSNGVIALHGALPDLRVLEELNRIEWGDSNWDRIVWGDFVEAGGDFLGQPWGRPQFGGDYFCRLMERYQKRLLIRSHQPNAPTLMFQDRCITIFTSRAYPLARTIVVADMEKEIRGAGDVRIERI
- a CDS encoding QueT transporter family protein, with product MKAAWTMWHNTRMILLVAVCAAIYSAALLAFKTAIPLIPGFTEVRVANIFPMVFGLLFGPAGAWGTAFGNLLGDLFGGTFGPGSIGGFVGNFLLGYLPYTLWTTLVPFAETSREWRKGSWRSWTSYLLIAYISSASCAIVISTFADTLGLVPYAVLSKIITINDTLGSLIGLALFLSVYPVVKDQLGLFWPEVMGEEEIGLPLAGPLGAWLVTLGSIFGIAGGMLSDLPALAIGWISTAAILLGGLLL
- a CDS encoding response regulator, giving the protein MKSNMILIAYQDDLGLRSLTTFFHGLGYRIETARTISEMIPKVRKGKSDVLLLDDELEGVKAFDLVPLLKHIRPRLQVIVVSSETSLEKVKRLREAGIFYHATKPIDLEEVRSAVGCAFEKIEREGLKARGIPFWVPGRVPA
- a CDS encoding secondary thiamine-phosphate synthase enzyme YjbQ, translating into MGEILSLRSSKRTEFIEITRQVAEIVQRSGVKEGICCLYVPHTTAAVTINENADPSVPRDILMALNKIVPFEDRYEHTEGNAAAHIKSSLIGCSQTLLIESGRLLLGTWQGIFFCEFDGPRSRQVHVRVVASGPIERHGQG
- a CDS encoding energy-coupling factor transporter ATPase is translated as MGPAISVENLSFTYQRSHRPSLLKICAEIDEGRFIVLMGHGGAGKSTLCASFNGLVPRFFRGDYQGRVVVKGREVATRSVAEMSRFVGLVLQDFEAQLFSTNVELELAFGPENHCLPRKEIEARIARTLPLIGLENLRRREPATLSGGQKQRLAIGSVLTLEPEILVMDEPTTDLDPAGREAVLSLAETLRRQNRILLVVDHEPETALLADQVWLMREGELVAQGPPKEILSDPERLRACGIGPLSTVDFFKRMGWPETPLTVEEAIACMERSNLASPKPYQPSQSPHSGPKGSPVLIVEGLRFTYPRHSIEALKGIDLAIEEGEFVAILGQNGSGKTTLAKHLNGLLKPTSGRVWVRGRPTTGYRHRDLARLVGYVFQNPDHQIFARTVREEVGFGLKALGEAPGTIERRVTEALRTVGLQGYEERNPFSLTKGDRQRVAVASVLATRPDVIILDEPTTGLDYFHQKSMMEMLRGLRLKGHTIIVITHSMGVAAEYATRTIVLKEGSVFLDGETRSVFADEARLKQASLRPPPVARLSNWLGTQALTVEGIVEELKRSQGPCLDPSP